Proteins from a genomic interval of Bradysia coprophila strain Holo2 chromosome X, BU_Bcop_v1, whole genome shotgun sequence:
- the LOC119081469 gene encoding transmembrane protein 94 isoform X4 — MEENDELYKAGLTTEQALKILHEEIENVVLREELKFSSESWLNKAKCSFAKPYDSPMGWFPMLITLLSVFCLYATCYYLSATVLLLILLGTTVLVIRENNLRRTEIHRKTQTILEEISLAKILCKDWTAENYPNLCCPLSPCVTLQWTYRDGIIVNLPWALLVRGDHIIIRPGQVAPGQCTEINNRHTFQCGETYGLFQPTDPPLKPTARAPLPDLVCALETTPYLDTLKTSFTSFLRRPATIYNQQRCLLVTKYIQTWGCLLALAVTIGFGLLKYFSVIFSERTSNHWKDLFLELPVCSVLPILPLMFPVLWNSVNLWGIARLETLLTLTKSATKSNQEKTFQVDLDTPTTEWETTILPSRDVFLNWIGLWQGNSYLLGRSANVVQVLGSITALCCVDKKGILSWPNPTAEKVFFLRDSSDKTSRKSQSSLESEISKEEKGGTVSEVLDLTHDQHSAFKLEFDDHEWKSHINSLKPLGLAILVNTCCPLTQEHYAKFCGHVTAVAMLDKDLVPVTNRRCLCELAKQIGFTSNAREIFNLEGQIASYMHLQPEVVKRDIRFARQLQIASKVKVPFPHCLSVVMRESNSQSLQLMTQGTADIVLDCCDDFWDGSDLRPLTAQERKRAQDFYQRSALTAYCTAFSYRPLRRGIRGALGGGHSSVAYLELPPESKYHMSREEHPSFKFDCHNAMPHSISTDSLLFSENKEEDINDVAGCFEMQCHQVFIGMVTMQYQAQTDIVQLIERLDQACVRFVHFSKENELRSRVFSEKMGLESGWNCHISLLSESSSSLHSPKSSRNFSNNLQSNVALNIESELNAESELNRLLPPSGLESSKNLSSSAPGAISNQDQDFSQAPSNPMTDSIESFRYHEQNNHHRHSKDSAMGDENCRSLSVLTDSTEQSAPVNFDMSNRAKLPRGIENIQPHIENVDNVPLLVSLFTDCSAEATREMLGIMQSYGEIVVCLGSSASNANAEIFLQADCSIGIEPLYPQVCQDIPAFTELNVLNNKSNLAKDQMQRKWYQAPKEHLKNATLSPIYLSRMLNSLSCSISVCREDPLSIVSLIELSRRFSNGLWNCIQFWACCGSSLAIMNALCACISLPPLLTPFSLIYLMSVVIPILSVTLVRISPDQQIMNRATGKKQTKFDSKVFFYVLCCYGCKFLPTILIMMLSYCTFMAHPIVLIDLHENDFKDNLDGARVYLLFAIVVHFVIISVSFVHRDGSIWNKNPFSNVPWVVVSSFILLMQSFTFFFNVIFDDIIFDNFSKVWPIVLFVFASGVVVFAITEICKFEELKVNMRYQRRARLDFGTKLGMNSPF, encoded by the exons atggaAGAAAACGATGAATTATACAAAGCCGGATTGACAACAGAACAAGCATTGAAAATACTGCACGAGGAGATCGAAAATGTAGTCTTACGcgaagaattgaaattttccagCGAAAG CTGGCTCAACAAAGCAAAATGTTCGTTTGCCAAACCGTACGACAGTCCGATGGGCTGGTTTCCGATGTTAATTACATTGCTGTCGGTATTCTGTTTGTATGCAACCTGTTACTATTTATCGGCTACGGTACTGCTGTTGATACTCCTGGGAACAACGGTATTGGTCATTCGGGAAAATAATTTGCGACGCACAGAGATCCATCGgaaaacacaaacaattttggAAGAAATTTCGCTGGCCAAAATTTTGTGCAAAGACTGGACGGCAGAGAATTATCCGAATTTGTGTTGTCCGCTGTCGCCGTGCGTGACACTACAATGGACTTATCGAGATGGAATCATTGTCAATTTACCTTGGGCTTTGTTGGTTCGGG GCGATCACATTATCATCCGACCGGGACAAGTGGCCCCGGGACAATGTACAGAAATAAACAATCGTCACACATTTCAGTGTGGAGAAACCTATGGACTGTTTCAG CCTACGGATCCGCCATTAAAACCGACTGCCAGAGCTCCGTTGCCAGATCTTGTGTGTGCATTGGAAACAACACCGTACCTGGACACTTTGAAGacatctttcacttcatttttaaGAAGACCTGCGACTATTTACAATCAACAGAGATGTTTG CTGGTGACAAAGTATATTCAGACGTGGGGATGTCTACTGGCTTTAGCCGTGACGATTGGTTTTGGCTTGCTGAAGTATTTCTCGGTAATATTCTCAG AACGTACCAGTAACCACTGGAAAGACCTGTTTCTCGAATTGCCTGTGTGCTCTGTTCTTCCGATTTTGCCGCTGATGTTTCCAGTTTTATGGAATTCAGTCAATTTGTGGGGAATCGCTCGCCTTGAAACTCTATTGACTCTGACCAAATCGGCCACAAAATCGAACCAGGAAAAAACGTTCCAGGTCGATTTGGATACACCGACAACCGAATGGGAAACGACTATTCTACCCAGCAGAGATGTATTTTTGAATTGGATCGGTCTGTGGCAAGGGAACAGTTATTTGTTGGGTCGCAGTGCTAATGTGGTGCAAGTACTCGGATCGATCACTGCATTGTGTTGCGTTGATAAGAAGGGAATTCTGTCGTGGCCGAATCCAACCGCTGAAAAAGTATTCTTCTTGCGCGACTCGTCCGACAAAACGTCAAGAAAAAGCCAGAGTAGTTTGGAGTCGGAG ATATCGAAGGAAGAGAAAGGTGGAACTGTTTCAGAAGTTTTAGACTTGACACACGATCAGCACAGTGCATTCAAACTGGAATTCGACGATCATGAATGGAAAAGTCACATTAATTCGTTGAAGCCACTCG GTCTAGCAATCTTGGTAAACACATGCTGCCCATTGACACAGGAGCATTATGCAAAGTTTTGTGGGCATGTGACTGCTGTCGCTATGTTAGATAAAGATTTAGTGCCCGTCACCAATCG TCGCTGCCTCTGTGAACTGGCCAAACAAATCGGTTTTACGTCCAACGCTCgcgaaatattcaatttggAAGGACAAATAGCCAGCTATATGCACCTG CAACCCGAAGTGGTCAAACGAGACATCAGATTTGCTCGCCAACTTCAAATAGCGTCCAAAGTTAAAGTACCCTTTCCTCATTGCCTGTCGGTTGTAATGCGAGAATCTAACAGCCAGTCTCTGCAATTGATGACCCAAGGCACTGCGGACATTGTCTTAGATTGCTGTGATGATTTCTGGGATGGTTCGGACCTTCGACCGCTTACTGCACAGGAACGGAAAAGAGCACAG GATTTTTACCAAAGAAGCGCACTAACCGCCTATTGCACCGCCTTCTCGTACCGTCCACTGAGACGAGGAATTAGAGGAGCATTAGGTGgag GCCATTCAAGCGTCGCTTACCTAGAACTTCCGCCCGAATCAAAGTATCATATGTCACGTGAAGAGCATCCcagtttcaaatttgattgTCACAATGCAATGCCCCATTCAATCAGTACGGATTCGCTGCTTTTTTCCGAGAACAAAGAAGAAGACATTAACGATGTGGCCGGCTGTTTCGAAATGCAATGTCATCAGGTCTTTATCGGAATGGTCACGATGCAATATCAAGCACAAACGGACATTGTTCAACTAATTGAACGATTGGATCAGGCTTGTGTGCGTTTCGTTCACTTCAGCAAGGAAAACGAATTGAGATCGAGAGTTTTTTCGGAGAAGATGGGCCTAGAGTCGGGATGGAATTGCCATATTTCGTTGCTAAGTGAAAGTTCCAG CTCACTTCATTCACCCAAGAGTTCCAGAAATTTTAGCAATAACCTTCAGTCAAATGTTGCGCTAAACATCGAAAGTGAATTGAACGCTGAGAGTGAACTGAATCGATTACTTCCGCCAAG CGGCTTAGAATCGAGTAAAAATTTGAGTTCATCAGCACCTGGAGCTATTTCAAATCAAGACCAAGACTTCAGCCAAGCCCCGTCCAATCCAATGACTGATTCCATTGAAAGTTTCCGCTACCAT GAACAAAACAATCACCATCGACATTCGAAAGATTCTGCCATGGGGGACGAAAATTGCCGATCATTGAGCGTGTTAACCGATAGCACCGAGCAAAGTGCTCCTGTAAATTTTGATATGTCCAATAGG GCTAAATTACCGCGGGGAATCGAAAACATTCAGCCGCATATTGAAAATGTCGACAATGTCCCGCTATTAGTGTCACTGTTCACCGACTGTTCGGCGGAGGCGACACGAGAGATGCTCGGCATCATGCAATCGTACGGTGAAATTGTTGTGTGCCTTGGATCTAGTGCAAGTAATGCAAATGCAGAGATATTCTTACAAGCGGATTGCAGCATTGGCATTGAACCGTTGTATCCTCAA GTGTGCCAAGATATACCCGCCTTCACCGAATTAAATGTATTGAACAATAAGTCAAACCTAGCCAAAGATCAAATGCAACGAAAATGGTACCAAGCG CCAAAAGAACATTTGAAGAACGCAACTCTATCACCAATTTACTTGAGTCGAATGCTCAATTCGTTGTCGTGTTCAATATCTGTGTGCCGAGAAGATCCACTCTCGATTGTTTCATTAATTGAGCTGTCCCGTCGATTTTCGAACGGACTCTGGAATTGTATCCAGTTTTGGGCATGCTGTGGCAGTTCATTGGCTATAATGAACGCACTATGCGCCTGCATATCACTGCCGCCGTTACTAACACCGTTCAGTCTCATCTATTTGATGTCGGTAGTCATACCAATTTTATCGGTAACACTGGTTCGCATCAGCCCCGACCAACAGATCATGAACCGAGCGACCGGCAAGAAACAAACCAAATTCGATTCGAAAGTGTTTTTCTACGTGTTGTGCTGCTATGGTTGTAAATTTTTGCCGACCATTTTGATAATG ATGTTGTCTTACTGTACATTCATGGCTCATCCGATCGTTCTGATAGACCTACATGAGAACGATTTTAAAGATAACTTAGATGGGGCACGGGTTTATCTGTTGTTTGCAATTGTTGTACATTTTG TCATCATATCAGTGAGCTTCGTTCATCGTGATGGTTCCATTTGGAATAAGAATCCATTTTCCAATGTCCCATGGGTTGTAGTCAGCAGTTTTAt CCTTTTGATGCAATCATTCACGTTCTTCTTCAATGTTATTTTCGATGACATCATCTTCGACAATTTCTCCAAAGTATGGccaattgttttgtttgtgttcGCATCCGGCGTTGTGGTTTTTGCCATAACCGAGATCTGTAAATTTGAAGAGCTGAA AGTGAATATGAGATACCAAAGGAGAGCTAGACTGGATTTTGGTACAAAATTGGGAATGAATTCACCGTTTTAA
- the LOC119081469 gene encoding transmembrane protein 94 isoform X2, producing MEENDELYKAGLTTEQALKILHEEIENVVLREELKFSSESWLNKAKCSFAKPYDSPMGWFPMLITLLSVFCLYATCYYLSATVLLLILLGTTVLVIRENNLRRTEIHRKTQTILEEISLAKILCKDWTAENYPNLCCPLSPCVTLQWTYRDGIIVNLPWALLVRGDHIIIRPGQVAPGQCTEINNRHTFQCGETYGLFQPTDPPLKPTARAPLPDLVCALETTPYLDTLKTSFTSFLRRPATIYNQQRCLLVTKYIQTWGCLLALAVTIGFGLLKYFSVIFSERTSNHWKDLFLELPVCSVLPILPLMFPVLWNSVNLWGIARLETLLTLTKSATKSNQEKTFQVDLDTPTTEWETTILPSRDVFLNWIGLWQGNSYLLGRSANVVQVLGSITALCCVDKKGILSWPNPTAEKVFFLRDSSDKTSRKSQSSLESEISKEEKGGTVSEVLDLTHDQHSAFKLEFDDHEWKSHINSLKPLGLAILVNTCCPLTQEHYAKFCGHVTAVAMLDKDLVPVTNRYEIVESRMNSFMHGRCLCELAKQIGFTSNAREIFNLEGQIASYMHLQPEVVKRDIRFARQLQIASKVKVPFPHCLSVVMRESNSQSLQLMTQGTADIVLDCCDDFWDGSDLRPLTAQERKRAQDFYQRSALTAYCTAFSYRPLRRGIRGALGGGHSSVAYLELPPESKYHMSREEHPSFKFDCHNAMPHSISTDSLLFSENKEEDINDVAGCFEMQCHQVFIGMVTMQYQAQTDIVQLIERLDQACVRFVHFSKENELRSRVFSEKMGLESGWNCHISLLSESSSSLHSPKSSRNFSNNLQSNVALNIESELNAESELNRLLPPSGLESSKNLSSSAPGAISNQDQDFSQAPSNPMTDSIESFRYHEQNNHHRHSKDSAMGDENCRSLSVLTDSTEQSAPVNFDMSNRAKLPRGIENIQPHIENVDNVPLLVSLFTDCSAEATREMLGIMQSYGEIVVCLGSSASNANAEIFLQADCSIGIEPLYPQVCQDIPAFTELNVLNNKSNLAKDQMQRKWYQAPKEHLKNATLSPIYLSRMLNSLSCSISVCREDPLSIVSLIELSRRFSNGLWNCIQFWACCGSSLAIMNALCACISLPPLLTPFSLIYLMSVVIPILSVTLVRISPDQQIMNRATGKKQTKFDSKVFFYVLCCYGCKFLPTILIMMLSYCTFMAHPIVLIDLHENDFKDNLDGARVYLLFAIVVHFVIISVSFVHRDGSIWNKNPFSNVPWVVVSSFILLMQSFTFFFNVIFDDIIFDNFSKVWPIVLFVFASGVVVFAITEICKFEELKVNMRYQRRARLDFGTKLGMNSPF from the exons atggaAGAAAACGATGAATTATACAAAGCCGGATTGACAACAGAACAAGCATTGAAAATACTGCACGAGGAGATCGAAAATGTAGTCTTACGcgaagaattgaaattttccagCGAAAG CTGGCTCAACAAAGCAAAATGTTCGTTTGCCAAACCGTACGACAGTCCGATGGGCTGGTTTCCGATGTTAATTACATTGCTGTCGGTATTCTGTTTGTATGCAACCTGTTACTATTTATCGGCTACGGTACTGCTGTTGATACTCCTGGGAACAACGGTATTGGTCATTCGGGAAAATAATTTGCGACGCACAGAGATCCATCGgaaaacacaaacaattttggAAGAAATTTCGCTGGCCAAAATTTTGTGCAAAGACTGGACGGCAGAGAATTATCCGAATTTGTGTTGTCCGCTGTCGCCGTGCGTGACACTACAATGGACTTATCGAGATGGAATCATTGTCAATTTACCTTGGGCTTTGTTGGTTCGGG GCGATCACATTATCATCCGACCGGGACAAGTGGCCCCGGGACAATGTACAGAAATAAACAATCGTCACACATTTCAGTGTGGAGAAACCTATGGACTGTTTCAG CCTACGGATCCGCCATTAAAACCGACTGCCAGAGCTCCGTTGCCAGATCTTGTGTGTGCATTGGAAACAACACCGTACCTGGACACTTTGAAGacatctttcacttcatttttaaGAAGACCTGCGACTATTTACAATCAACAGAGATGTTTG CTGGTGACAAAGTATATTCAGACGTGGGGATGTCTACTGGCTTTAGCCGTGACGATTGGTTTTGGCTTGCTGAAGTATTTCTCGGTAATATTCTCAG AACGTACCAGTAACCACTGGAAAGACCTGTTTCTCGAATTGCCTGTGTGCTCTGTTCTTCCGATTTTGCCGCTGATGTTTCCAGTTTTATGGAATTCAGTCAATTTGTGGGGAATCGCTCGCCTTGAAACTCTATTGACTCTGACCAAATCGGCCACAAAATCGAACCAGGAAAAAACGTTCCAGGTCGATTTGGATACACCGACAACCGAATGGGAAACGACTATTCTACCCAGCAGAGATGTATTTTTGAATTGGATCGGTCTGTGGCAAGGGAACAGTTATTTGTTGGGTCGCAGTGCTAATGTGGTGCAAGTACTCGGATCGATCACTGCATTGTGTTGCGTTGATAAGAAGGGAATTCTGTCGTGGCCGAATCCAACCGCTGAAAAAGTATTCTTCTTGCGCGACTCGTCCGACAAAACGTCAAGAAAAAGCCAGAGTAGTTTGGAGTCGGAG ATATCGAAGGAAGAGAAAGGTGGAACTGTTTCAGAAGTTTTAGACTTGACACACGATCAGCACAGTGCATTCAAACTGGAATTCGACGATCATGAATGGAAAAGTCACATTAATTCGTTGAAGCCACTCG GTCTAGCAATCTTGGTAAACACATGCTGCCCATTGACACAGGAGCATTATGCAAAGTTTTGTGGGCATGTGACTGCTGTCGCTATGTTAGATAAAGATTTAGTGCCCGTCACCAATCGGTACGAAATCGTCGAGTCACGAATGAATAGTTTTATGCATGG TCGCTGCCTCTGTGAACTGGCCAAACAAATCGGTTTTACGTCCAACGCTCgcgaaatattcaatttggAAGGACAAATAGCCAGCTATATGCACCTG CAACCCGAAGTGGTCAAACGAGACATCAGATTTGCTCGCCAACTTCAAATAGCGTCCAAAGTTAAAGTACCCTTTCCTCATTGCCTGTCGGTTGTAATGCGAGAATCTAACAGCCAGTCTCTGCAATTGATGACCCAAGGCACTGCGGACATTGTCTTAGATTGCTGTGATGATTTCTGGGATGGTTCGGACCTTCGACCGCTTACTGCACAGGAACGGAAAAGAGCACAG GATTTTTACCAAAGAAGCGCACTAACCGCCTATTGCACCGCCTTCTCGTACCGTCCACTGAGACGAGGAATTAGAGGAGCATTAGGTGgag GCCATTCAAGCGTCGCTTACCTAGAACTTCCGCCCGAATCAAAGTATCATATGTCACGTGAAGAGCATCCcagtttcaaatttgattgTCACAATGCAATGCCCCATTCAATCAGTACGGATTCGCTGCTTTTTTCCGAGAACAAAGAAGAAGACATTAACGATGTGGCCGGCTGTTTCGAAATGCAATGTCATCAGGTCTTTATCGGAATGGTCACGATGCAATATCAAGCACAAACGGACATTGTTCAACTAATTGAACGATTGGATCAGGCTTGTGTGCGTTTCGTTCACTTCAGCAAGGAAAACGAATTGAGATCGAGAGTTTTTTCGGAGAAGATGGGCCTAGAGTCGGGATGGAATTGCCATATTTCGTTGCTAAGTGAAAGTTCCAG CTCACTTCATTCACCCAAGAGTTCCAGAAATTTTAGCAATAACCTTCAGTCAAATGTTGCGCTAAACATCGAAAGTGAATTGAACGCTGAGAGTGAACTGAATCGATTACTTCCGCCAAG CGGCTTAGAATCGAGTAAAAATTTGAGTTCATCAGCACCTGGAGCTATTTCAAATCAAGACCAAGACTTCAGCCAAGCCCCGTCCAATCCAATGACTGATTCCATTGAAAGTTTCCGCTACCAT GAACAAAACAATCACCATCGACATTCGAAAGATTCTGCCATGGGGGACGAAAATTGCCGATCATTGAGCGTGTTAACCGATAGCACCGAGCAAAGTGCTCCTGTAAATTTTGATATGTCCAATAGG GCTAAATTACCGCGGGGAATCGAAAACATTCAGCCGCATATTGAAAATGTCGACAATGTCCCGCTATTAGTGTCACTGTTCACCGACTGTTCGGCGGAGGCGACACGAGAGATGCTCGGCATCATGCAATCGTACGGTGAAATTGTTGTGTGCCTTGGATCTAGTGCAAGTAATGCAAATGCAGAGATATTCTTACAAGCGGATTGCAGCATTGGCATTGAACCGTTGTATCCTCAA GTGTGCCAAGATATACCCGCCTTCACCGAATTAAATGTATTGAACAATAAGTCAAACCTAGCCAAAGATCAAATGCAACGAAAATGGTACCAAGCG CCAAAAGAACATTTGAAGAACGCAACTCTATCACCAATTTACTTGAGTCGAATGCTCAATTCGTTGTCGTGTTCAATATCTGTGTGCCGAGAAGATCCACTCTCGATTGTTTCATTAATTGAGCTGTCCCGTCGATTTTCGAACGGACTCTGGAATTGTATCCAGTTTTGGGCATGCTGTGGCAGTTCATTGGCTATAATGAACGCACTATGCGCCTGCATATCACTGCCGCCGTTACTAACACCGTTCAGTCTCATCTATTTGATGTCGGTAGTCATACCAATTTTATCGGTAACACTGGTTCGCATCAGCCCCGACCAACAGATCATGAACCGAGCGACCGGCAAGAAACAAACCAAATTCGATTCGAAAGTGTTTTTCTACGTGTTGTGCTGCTATGGTTGTAAATTTTTGCCGACCATTTTGATAATG ATGTTGTCTTACTGTACATTCATGGCTCATCCGATCGTTCTGATAGACCTACATGAGAACGATTTTAAAGATAACTTAGATGGGGCACGGGTTTATCTGTTGTTTGCAATTGTTGTACATTTTG TCATCATATCAGTGAGCTTCGTTCATCGTGATGGTTCCATTTGGAATAAGAATCCATTTTCCAATGTCCCATGGGTTGTAGTCAGCAGTTTTAt CCTTTTGATGCAATCATTCACGTTCTTCTTCAATGTTATTTTCGATGACATCATCTTCGACAATTTCTCCAAAGTATGGccaattgttttgtttgtgttcGCATCCGGCGTTGTGGTTTTTGCCATAACCGAGATCTGTAAATTTGAAGAGCTGAA AGTGAATATGAGATACCAAAGGAGAGCTAGACTGGATTTTGGTACAAAATTGGGAATGAATTCACCGTTTTAA